The region CGCCACCACACGCCGTGGGGCGACGCGGTGAACTACGACGGCGAGCACAGCCGCTTCGTGCGGGAGATGGTGCTCTCCAACGTGGAGATGTGGATTCGCGACTACCACCTGGACGGCCTGCGGCTGGACGCGGCGCACGCCATCGTCGACGACGGCACGCCGCACCTGCTCACCGAAATCTCCGCGCGGGCCCGCGCCAGTGCACCGGGTCGCCACGTGGTGCTCATCGCCGAGGACGAGCGCAACGAGCGCAAGCTCATGCTGCCCGCGTCCGAGGGCGGCCACGGCCTGGACGGCGTCTGGGCGGATGACTTCCACCACCAGATGCGCCGCGCCTTCGCGGGGGACTCGGAGAGCTACTACCAGGACTACACGGGCAGCGCGGAGGACCTGGCGCGCACGCTCGTGAAGGGGTGGTTCTACGAGGGCCAGCCGTCGAAGAACCTGGGCCACGCGCGCGGCACGAAGGCGGAGGGCCTGGAGCCGTGGCGCTTCGTGCACTGCATCCAGAACCACGACCAGGTGGGCAACCGTCCCCTGGGTGAGCGGCTGGGCCACGACGTGTCCCCGGCGGCCTTCCGCGCGATGAGCACGCTGCTGCTCGCGTCGCCGTACACGCCGCTGCTCTTCATGGGCCAGGAGTGGAACGCGAGCACGCCGTTCCTCTACTTCACGGACCACCACGCGGAGCTGGGGCGGCTCGTCACCGAGGGACGCCGTCGCGAGTTCGCCGGCTTCTCGCGCTTCGCGGGCGAGGAGGTCCCCGACCCGCAGGCGGAGGACACCTTCACGCGCTCGCGGCTCGACTGGAGCGAGGCCCAGCGGCCCGAGCACGCGGGCGTCCTGGCCCTGTACCGCGAGCTGCTCGCGCTGCGCGCCTCGGACCCCGCGCTCACGGACGCGCGCCGTGGCGCCCATGACGCTCGCGCGGTGGGGCCGGACGCGCTGGTGCTGGAGCGGCGCGGTGGAGGCCAGGTGCTCCACGTGCTGGTGGCCCTTCGCGGCGAGGTGGAGCACGCGGTGCCCGCGGACGCCCAGGTGGTGCTGTGGAGCGACGCGCCGCGCTTCGGCGGGGACGTGTCGACCTCTCCGCTCACGGGCGGCAAGCTCCGGCTCCGCGGCCCCGGCGCCGTCATCGTGCGGTCCGTGGACGCGAAGCAGGGCTGACCGCCCGTGAAGTCCCGCGGTGGGTGCATCGCGTGCTGACGCGGTGCTTCCACGTGCGGGCACCCAGGGAAGGGCGACAGGCGCGCCGATGGGCCCCATCAGGGCGGCACGTCATGGGCTCCCGGAGGGCCTTGCCGGTGTCGACAGGGGGGCCCTCCCGTGCTCAGCATCGCGGCCATGAACGTCATGAACGTCCAGACCGCCACCGAGTCCTCCGACCGCATCTGGGAGCAGGAGATTCTCCCGGCGCTCGAGCGCTACATCCGCATCCCGAACAAGTCGCCCGCCTTCGACCCGGACTGGGTGAAGGCCGGACACATGGAAGCCGCGGTGCAGCTCATCGTGGAGTGGTGCCAGGCGCAGGCCCCGCACCTGCCCGGCCTCACGCTGGAGGTCATCCGCCTCAAGAACGAGCAGGGCGGTGAGCGCACGCCGGTCATCTACATGGAGGTGCCGGGCACGAAGGGCGACGACACCGTCCTCATGTACGGCCACCTGGACAAGCAGCCGGAGATGACGGGCTGGCGCGAGGGCCTGACGCCGTGGACCCCCGTGCGCGAGGGCGACAAGCTCTACGGCCGCGGCGGCGCGGATGACGGCTACTCCGCCTTCGCCTCCCTGGCGGCGCTGCGCCTCTTGCGCGAGCAGGGCGTGGCCCACGCGCGCACGGTCATCCTCATCGAGGCGTGCGAGGAGAGCGGCAGCTACGACTTGCCGGCGTACATCGAGGCGCTGGCGCCGCGCATCGGCAAGCCGTCGCTGGTGGTGTGCCTGGACTCGGGCTGCGCCAACTACGAGCAGCTCTGGATGACCACGTCGCTGCGCGGCATGGTGGCCGGCAACCTGCGCGTGGACGTGCTCACCGAAGGCGTGCACTCGGGTGACGCCAGCGGAATCGTGGCGTCGAGCTTCCGCGTGCTGCGCCAGGTGCTCTCGCGCGTGGAGGACGAGTCGACGGGCCGCGTGAAGGTGGACGGCCTGCACGTGGAGATTCCGAAGGAGCGCCGCGAGCAGGCGGCCTCCGCGGCGAAGGTGCTGGGCGAGGAGGTCTTCGGCAAGTTCCCCTGGGTGTCGGGCATGAAGCCCATGTCCGAGGACGGCGCGGAGCTGGTGCTCAACCGCACCTGGCGTCCGGCGCTGTCGGTGACGGGCGTGGACGGCCTGCCGCCCCTGCAGAGCGCGGGCAACGTGCTGCGGCCCTTCACCACGGTGAAGCTGTCCATGCGCATCCCCCCGCGCCTGGAGCCGAAGGCGGCGCAGAAGGCGCTCAAGGACGCGCTGGAGAAGGACCCGCCGTACCAGGCCCAGGTGTCCTTCGAGGGTGACAAGGCCAGCATCGGCTGGGACGCGCCCCCGCTGGCCGGTTGGCTGTCGCGCGCGGTGGAGTCCGCGTCCGGCACCTACTTCGGCCGGCCCGCCATGGCCATGGGCGAGGGCGGCACCATCCCCTTCA is a window of Myxococcus guangdongensis DNA encoding:
- the treZ gene encoding malto-oligosyltrehalose trehalohydrolase, whose protein sequence is MGAWVEAGPQVRWRVWAPGHQRVEVVLYDAKGAPGRALPMTPEADGCFGAVLEGQGAGVRYKLRVEGEGPFPDPWSRSQPEGVHGPSEVVTADFAWTDAGWKGVEPRSLVLYEVHVGTATPEGTFEALIPRLPQLKQLGITALELMPVASFPGRHNWGYDGVDLFAPAQVYGGPQGLRRLVDAAHGAGLAVVMDAVYNHYGPDGNYLRVFSPHYFTGRHHTPWGDAVNYDGEHSRFVREMVLSNVEMWIRDYHLDGLRLDAAHAIVDDGTPHLLTEISARARASAPGRHVVLIAEDERNERKLMLPASEGGHGLDGVWADDFHHQMRRAFAGDSESYYQDYTGSAEDLARTLVKGWFYEGQPSKNLGHARGTKAEGLEPWRFVHCIQNHDQVGNRPLGERLGHDVSPAAFRAMSTLLLASPYTPLLFMGQEWNASTPFLYFTDHHAELGRLVTEGRRREFAGFSRFAGEEVPDPQAEDTFTRSRLDWSEAQRPEHAGVLALYRELLALRASDPALTDARRGAHDARAVGPDALVLERRGGGQVLHVLVALRGEVEHAVPADAQVVLWSDAPRFGGDVSTSPLTGGKLRLRGPGAVIVRSVDAKQG
- a CDS encoding M20 family metallopeptidase, producing MNVMNVQTATESSDRIWEQEILPALERYIRIPNKSPAFDPDWVKAGHMEAAVQLIVEWCQAQAPHLPGLTLEVIRLKNEQGGERTPVIYMEVPGTKGDDTVLMYGHLDKQPEMTGWREGLTPWTPVREGDKLYGRGGADDGYSAFASLAALRLLREQGVAHARTVILIEACEESGSYDLPAYIEALAPRIGKPSLVVCLDSGCANYEQLWMTTSLRGMVAGNLRVDVLTEGVHSGDASGIVASSFRVLRQVLSRVEDESTGRVKVDGLHVEIPKERREQAASAAKVLGEEVFGKFPWVSGMKPMSEDGAELVLNRTWRPALSVTGVDGLPPLQSAGNVLRPFTTVKLSMRIPPRLEPKAAQKALKDALEKDPPYQAQVSFEGDKASIGWDAPPLAGWLSRAVESASGTYFGRPAMAMGEGGTIPFMGMLGERFPEAQFLITGLLGPGSNAHGPNEFLHVPTGKKLTCCVASVIADHFKR